Proteins from a single region of Dysosmobacter acutus:
- a CDS encoding MBL fold metallo-hydrolase has product MKLETLQVMPLGTNCYLLCDEESGKCAVVDPGGEPERILRKVAESGCALQCIFLTHGHYDHTGGVAGIQEAHPDIPVYLSIKDRYKDTTDPRIKMLYPALFGNLVDWKEGDQVMLGSLVVTVLETPGHSKGSVTLQCGNVLLCGDTLFAGSCGRSDLAGGDTFELLSSLRRLGRLEGNHVVLPGHMDPSDLDRERETNPYLRQALRD; this is encoded by the coding sequence ATGAAACTTGAGACGCTTCAGGTGATGCCACTGGGCACCAACTGCTATCTTCTTTGCGACGAGGAATCGGGCAAGTGCGCCGTGGTGGACCCCGGTGGGGAGCCGGAGCGCATCCTCCGCAAGGTGGCGGAGAGCGGCTGCGCCCTCCAGTGCATCTTTTTGACCCACGGCCACTACGACCACACCGGCGGCGTGGCCGGCATTCAGGAGGCCCACCCGGACATTCCCGTGTATCTCAGCATTAAGGACCGCTACAAGGACACGACCGATCCCCGGATCAAAATGCTCTATCCCGCTCTTTTCGGCAACCTTGTGGACTGGAAGGAGGGCGACCAAGTGATGCTGGGCTCCCTTGTCGTCACGGTGCTGGAGACACCGGGCCACTCCAAGGGCTCGGTGACGCTCCAATGTGGAAATGTCCTGCTGTGCGGCGACACGCTGTTCGCCGGCTCCTGCGGCCGCTCCGACCTGGCCGGCGGCGACACCTTTGAGCTTTTATCCTCTCTGCGCCGTCTGGGCCGGCTGGAGGGCAACCATGTTGTGCTTCCCGGCCACATGGATCCCTCGGATTTGGATCGCGAGCGCGAAACCAATCCCTATCTCCGCCAGGCCCTTCGGGACTGA
- a CDS encoding RelA/SpoT family protein, translating to MTVYEQYERLEKTVAAYNPGADFQQIRAAFEFAEKAHTGQKRKSGEPYIIHPLAVAQIVAEELHLDSESIIAALLHDVIEDTAANHEQVSKLFSPTVADLVEGVSKLTRIQYATKEDEQMENLRKMLIAMSKDIRVILIKIADRLHNMRTMEYQTAPKQKQKSLETMEIYAPIAHRLGMQRVKWELEDLSLKYLDPVAYTEIVTTIGSKETEYNAFMQRTQDQIHQRLEELNIPHKVYGRIKHPYSIYRKMFNQNKQLDEIFDLFAFRVIVDSVGDCYNVLGVVHDIYKPILGRFKDYIGTPKPNGYQSLHTTVVGESGIPFEVQIRTQEMHEIAEYGVAAHWKYKQNGQGGGTEGRYEWVRRLLENQEGADAEDYIHSLKIDMFSDEVFVFTPNGDVQNLPAGATPIDFAYAIHSAVGNHMVGAKVNGRIVTFDYPLKNGDIVEVITSKSAKGPSRDWMKIAKSSEARSKIRQWFKKEKRDENIVNGRSAFEAELKHCNIPLKDVLDPENLPGLLKRVSFGSLDEMYAAIGYGGFTAQKAVNRMQGELQRISKQHQLDKASTVPVDGKSEVVRPAVPRRAKSEQGIVVEGLSNCLVKFSKCCTPVPGDEIIGFITRGYGVSVHRCDCPNASPERRSAPDQQGRWIKVSWGTDTKETYPTSLEIFSKDRNNLVLDISAALSTTQTRVSSMNCRTTEDNFAVISLEIDVRDGEQLQAVMRKLNQISGVMQVTRPAG from the coding sequence ATGACCGTGTATGAACAATATGAACGGCTGGAAAAGACCGTGGCCGCCTATAACCCGGGCGCCGACTTCCAGCAGATACGCGCCGCCTTTGAGTTCGCGGAAAAGGCCCACACCGGGCAGAAGCGGAAAAGCGGCGAGCCCTATATCATCCATCCCCTGGCCGTGGCCCAGATCGTGGCGGAGGAGCTGCACCTGGACTCGGAGTCCATCATTGCCGCACTGCTCCACGACGTCATTGAGGACACCGCCGCCAACCATGAACAGGTCTCCAAGCTCTTTTCCCCCACTGTGGCCGACCTGGTGGAGGGCGTCAGCAAACTGACCCGCATTCAGTACGCCACCAAAGAGGATGAGCAGATGGAGAACCTGCGCAAGATGCTCATCGCCATGTCCAAGGACATCCGGGTCATCCTCATCAAGATCGCCGACCGGCTGCACAACATGCGGACCATGGAATACCAAACCGCGCCCAAGCAGAAGCAGAAGTCCCTTGAAACCATGGAGATTTACGCCCCCATCGCCCATCGGCTGGGCATGCAGCGGGTGAAGTGGGAACTGGAAGACCTGTCCTTAAAATACCTGGACCCGGTGGCCTACACGGAGATCGTCACCACCATTGGCTCCAAGGAGACCGAGTACAACGCCTTTATGCAGCGCACCCAGGACCAGATTCACCAGCGCCTGGAGGAGCTGAACATTCCCCACAAGGTCTACGGCCGCATCAAGCATCCCTACAGCATCTACCGCAAGATGTTCAACCAGAACAAGCAGCTTGACGAGATTTTTGACCTTTTCGCCTTCCGGGTCATCGTGGACTCGGTGGGTGACTGCTACAACGTCCTTGGCGTGGTCCACGACATCTACAAGCCCATTTTGGGCCGGTTCAAGGACTATATCGGCACCCCGAAGCCCAACGGCTACCAGTCCCTCCACACCACCGTGGTAGGGGAGTCCGGCATCCCCTTTGAGGTGCAGATCCGCACCCAGGAGATGCACGAGATCGCCGAATACGGCGTGGCCGCCCACTGGAAGTACAAACAGAACGGCCAGGGCGGCGGCACCGAGGGCCGCTACGAGTGGGTGCGGCGGCTTCTTGAAAACCAGGAGGGCGCTGACGCCGAGGACTATATCCACTCCCTGAAAATCGACATGTTCTCCGACGAGGTCTTTGTGTTCACGCCCAACGGGGACGTGCAGAACCTGCCCGCCGGGGCAACGCCCATCGACTTCGCCTACGCCATCCACTCCGCCGTGGGCAACCACATGGTGGGGGCCAAGGTCAACGGCCGTATCGTCACCTTCGACTACCCTCTGAAAAACGGCGACATTGTGGAGGTCATCACCTCCAAGAGCGCCAAGGGCCCCAGCCGGGACTGGATGAAGATCGCAAAAAGCTCCGAGGCCCGCAGCAAAATCCGCCAGTGGTTCAAAAAGGAGAAGCGGGACGAGAACATCGTCAACGGCCGCTCCGCCTTTGAAGCGGAGCTGAAGCACTGCAACATCCCGCTGAAGGACGTACTGGACCCGGAAAACCTGCCCGGGCTTTTAAAGCGGGTCTCCTTCGGCTCTCTGGATGAGATGTACGCCGCCATCGGTTACGGCGGCTTTACCGCCCAAAAGGCGGTGAACCGGATGCAGGGCGAGCTGCAGCGCATTTCCAAACAGCATCAGCTGGACAAAGCCTCCACCGTGCCAGTGGACGGCAAGAGCGAGGTGGTGCGCCCCGCGGTGCCGCGCCGCGCCAAGAGCGAGCAGGGCATTGTGGTGGAAGGCCTTTCCAACTGTCTGGTGAAATTCTCCAAGTGCTGCACCCCTGTGCCCGGCGATGAGATTATCGGCTTCATCACCCGGGGCTACGGCGTGTCCGTGCACCGCTGCGACTGTCCCAACGCCTCGCCGGAGCGCCGCAGCGCGCCGGACCAGCAGGGCCGCTGGATCAAGGTCTCCTGGGGAACCGACACCAAGGAGACCTACCCCACCTCTCTGGAGATCTTCTCCAAAGACCGAAACAATCTGGTCCTGGACATCTCCGCCGCCCTGTCCACCACCCAGACCCGGGTTTCCTCCATGAACTGCCGCACCACGGAGGACAATTTTGCCGTCATCAGCCTGGAGATCGACGTCCGGGACGGCGAGCAGCTTCAGGCCGTGATGCGCAAGCTGAACCAGATCTCCGGCGTCATGCAGGTGACGCGGCCCGCCGGATAA
- the gap gene encoding type I glyceraldehyde-3-phosphate dehydrogenase: MGIQVGINGFGRIGRNVLRILMERGDQFDLRGINLRNADLDYMVYMIKYDSVFRAFAGTVEHKGGYLYVNGNKIKVFSESDAAMIPWHECGAEYIIESTGAYNSTEKASRHFMGGAKKVLITAPDKDGVTPTFVMGVNHMEYRREMTVVSNASCTTNCLAPLTKVVNDAFGIEQALMSTIHSATAKQKAVDSRAGRDWRTGRSILGNIIPSTTGAAKAVGRVIPSLNGKMTGMSFRVPTNDVSVVDLTARLKTSATYADVCHAIKRACEGPMKGIMDYVSEQVVSCDLIGNPNTCIFDETAGIMLEDNFVKLIAWYDNEWGYSSKVLDLLAHMHGVDNAE; encoded by the coding sequence ATGGGAATCCAAGTGGGCATCAATGGATTCGGGCGCATCGGCAGAAATGTTCTGCGTATTCTGATGGAGCGCGGGGATCAGTTTGACTTAAGGGGCATCAACCTGCGCAACGCGGACCTGGACTATATGGTCTATATGATCAAGTACGACTCGGTGTTCCGCGCCTTTGCCGGCACCGTGGAGCACAAGGGCGGCTATCTCTACGTCAACGGAAACAAAATCAAGGTGTTTTCCGAAAGCGACGCGGCCATGATCCCCTGGCACGAGTGCGGCGCCGAGTACATCATCGAGTCCACCGGGGCATACAACTCCACGGAAAAAGCCTCCCGCCATTTTATGGGCGGCGCGAAAAAGGTGCTCATCACCGCCCCGGACAAAGACGGCGTCACCCCCACCTTTGTCATGGGCGTCAACCACATGGAATACCGCAGGGAGATGACCGTTGTCTCCAACGCCTCCTGCACCACCAACTGCCTGGCCCCGCTGACCAAGGTGGTCAACGACGCCTTCGGCATTGAGCAGGCCCTCATGTCCACCATTCACTCCGCCACCGCCAAGCAGAAGGCGGTGGACTCCCGGGCCGGCCGCGACTGGCGCACCGGCCGCTCCATCCTGGGCAATATCATTCCTTCCACCACCGGCGCGGCCAAGGCCGTGGGCCGCGTCATCCCCTCTCTCAACGGCAAGATGACCGGCATGAGCTTCCGGGTCCCCACCAATGACGTGTCTGTGGTGGACCTTACCGCCCGGCTGAAAACCAGCGCCACCTATGCCGACGTATGCCATGCCATCAAGAGGGCCTGCGAGGGACCCATGAAGGGTATTATGGACTATGTGTCCGAGCAGGTGGTCTCCTGCGATCTGATTGGAAATCCCAACACCTGCATCTTTGACGAGACGGCGGGCATCATGCTGGAGGACAATTTTGTCAAGCTCATCGCCTGGTACGACAATGAGTGGGGCTATTCCAGCAAGGTGCTGGACCTGCTGGCCCACATGCACGGGGTGGACAACGCTGAATAA
- a CDS encoding S-layer homology domain-containing protein, with protein MKKRILSLALALALTVSALSVSALGAARFGDVPAGSWAEESIARAVEAGILSGYDGARFGYGHQMSRAAFATALVRLFGWTEVRPAAPTFSDVKDTTAWYYGAVEAAYAHGAVTLQSEYFRPGDPITREEMAVMIVRALDYEALAGLVQQLPSPFTDLTTNSGYIAVAYNLGLVNGTSPTTFSPGQKATREQAAVLLMRVYEKYHLNTSFVGGLASQDTRALPVRMNAVAVEMAELKGIDATFQGDPTVRDMVRGAGSRALMHAVCGKEVVEEDTMSSMQAVAWTLADNMELSGYDGILLDVPGLSSAGKEKLVKLAEEIKGRMAKGKLLYVMVDAPAWNDEAPAGYDYEALGETADRVILRLASYEQTESGFPIAPLEPLEELYYALAELQGKVPAWKTTVLLTTTGSAWKGEGDQIRPDGSRTAAQIEELLKKGAGYHAGRYASAYAVSGSGAGQTTVWYNDEDAVAARLQLARFFGVTSVMLSDVNSVADYSGYDVAGKLWS; from the coding sequence ATGAAAAAACGGATTTTATCCCTTGCCCTGGCGCTGGCCCTGACTGTATCGGCGCTGAGCGTAAGCGCCTTGGGCGCGGCGCGCTTCGGCGACGTGCCCGCCGGCAGCTGGGCGGAGGAGAGCATTGCCCGGGCCGTGGAGGCCGGGATCCTCTCCGGCTATGACGGCGCCCGCTTCGGCTACGGCCACCAGATGTCCCGGGCCGCCTTTGCAACCGCGCTGGTCCGGCTGTTCGGCTGGACGGAGGTGCGTCCCGCCGCACCCACCTTTTCCGATGTGAAAGACACGACGGCCTGGTATTACGGCGCTGTGGAAGCCGCTTATGCCCACGGGGCCGTCACGCTGCAAAGCGAGTACTTCCGCCCCGGCGACCCCATCACCCGGGAGGAGATGGCGGTGATGATCGTCCGGGCCCTGGACTACGAGGCCTTGGCCGGACTGGTGCAGCAGCTTCCCTCTCCCTTCACCGACCTGACCACCAACAGCGGTTATATTGCCGTGGCCTACAACCTGGGGCTGGTCAACGGCACCTCACCCACTACCTTCTCTCCCGGTCAAAAGGCCACCCGGGAACAGGCGGCGGTGCTGCTGATGCGTGTGTATGAAAAGTACCATCTGAACACCTCCTTTGTGGGCGGCCTGGCCAGTCAGGACACCAGGGCCCTGCCGGTCAGAATGAATGCCGTGGCGGTGGAGATGGCCGAGCTAAAGGGAATCGACGCCACGTTCCAAGGGGACCCAACCGTTCGGGACATGGTCCGCGGCGCCGGGAGCCGGGCGCTGATGCACGCCGTATGCGGCAAAGAAGTGGTGGAGGAAGACACCATGAGCAGCATGCAGGCGGTTGCCTGGACGCTGGCGGACAACATGGAGCTCTCCGGCTATGACGGCATTTTGCTGGATGTGCCGGGCTTGAGCTCTGCGGGGAAGGAAAAGCTGGTCAAACTGGCGGAGGAGATCAAAGGCCGCATGGCAAAGGGAAAGCTCCTCTATGTGATGGTGGACGCGCCCGCCTGGAACGACGAGGCCCCGGCGGGCTACGACTACGAGGCCCTGGGTGAAACGGCGGACAGGGTGATCCTCCGCCTGGCCTCCTATGAGCAGACGGAGAGCGGATTCCCCATCGCGCCTCTGGAGCCGCTGGAGGAGCTGTACTACGCCCTTGCCGAGCTTCAGGGCAAGGTGCCCGCCTGGAAGACCACCGTGCTGCTGACCACCACCGGCTCCGCATGGAAGGGCGAAGGAGACCAAATCCGCCCGGACGGAAGCCGGACCGCGGCACAGATTGAGGAGCTGCTCAAAAAGGGCGCCGGGTATCATGCCGGCCGCTACGCCAGCGCCTACGCCGTCTCCGGCAGCGGCGCCGGACAGACCACCGTCTGGTACAACGATGAGGACGCTGTGGCCGCCCGGCTTCAGCTGGCCCGGTTCTTCGGCGTCACCTCCGTGATGCTCAGCGATGTGAACTCCGTGGCGGACTACTCCGGCTATGATGTGGCCGGCAAGCTCTGGAGCTGA
- the dtd gene encoding D-aminoacyl-tRNA deacylase, with product MRAVVTKVQHASVVIDGAVRGKIGQGFLILLGVTHEDTEIQAKKLCDKVCSLRIFDDENGKINKGLEDVDGELLIISQFTLYGNCRHGRRPDFLAAARPETAIPLYETFIRLCRDKGYHVETGEFGAHMEVTSLNDGPFTLVIDTDQLA from the coding sequence ATGCGCGCAGTGGTTACCAAGGTTCAGCATGCCTCCGTGGTCATCGATGGAGCGGTGCGGGGCAAGATCGGCCAGGGATTTCTGATCCTTTTGGGCGTCACCCACGAGGACACGGAGATCCAGGCCAAAAAGCTTTGCGACAAGGTCTGCTCTCTGCGGATTTTTGACGATGAAAACGGGAAGATCAACAAGGGACTGGAAGACGTGGACGGAGAGCTGCTGATCATCTCCCAGTTTACCCTCTACGGCAACTGCCGGCACGGCCGCCGGCCTGACTTTCTGGCCGCCGCCCGGCCGGAGACGGCCATCCCCCTGTATGAAACCTTCATCCGGCTGTGCCGGGACAAGGGCTATCATGTGGAGACCGGCGAGTTCGGCGCCCATATGGAGGTCACCTCCCTCAACGACGGGCCCTTTACCTTGGTCATCGACACCGATCAGCTGGCATAG
- the recJ gene encoding single-stranded-DNA-specific exonuclease RecJ — protein sequence MKYERWNVAGACDGLAAERLVENGYPYLLSLVLASRGVDTVEQAAAHLERDRQLSHSPLLMRDMDRAVERIQRAIAAGELIAVYGDYDVDGITSTCLVIDYLKNAGGRCLRYIPRRIEDGYGLSCDAIASLHSQGATLLITVDCGITGVEEAAFARELGMDVVITDHHECKDVLPDAVAVVDPHRSDCPYPFKSLAGVGVALKLVLALGGENREDALFARYSTLAAIGTVADVMRMEGENRTIVYRGLEALPHTDFVGIHALLKEAGLTGKAVTSIQIGFVLSPRINAAGRMGAADLAAELLMTDDPARAEELARQLCELNRERQAVEQSICTEAIEKIQALPESERSALVLASEDWHQGVVGIVASRLSEKYSCPSFMIHLQDGCGKGSCRSYGGFNLFAALEFCSDLLEGFGGHELAAGFTIREENIPAFRQRMNDFVRQSWGGKLPVSSLEVDAVIARPGRLSTAEVEALSQLEPYGSGNARPVFALFGAVVDSMQSVGQGKHLKLRLSKGCQKFDAIFFSATADQCGICAGQRVDAAFHLQLNTFRGITNLQLQMIDIRPSRYPSRSEAESAALVQRLMENGPISAQEASRMLGSREQFVRLWRSLAQRVGNGDLETPALPLLRALASDLSGCESFLRASLGLAVFSERGLLSVRRKEEYLLLRLTDRGVKVDLYACPYLDRLSSILTPRN from the coding sequence ATGAAGTATGAGCGCTGGAACGTGGCCGGGGCCTGTGACGGCCTGGCCGCGGAGCGTCTGGTGGAAAACGGATATCCGTATCTGTTGTCGCTGGTGCTGGCTTCCCGGGGCGTGGACACGGTGGAGCAGGCCGCCGCCCATTTGGAACGGGACCGCCAACTGAGCCATTCCCCCTTGCTGATGCGGGACATGGACAGGGCCGTGGAGCGGATTCAGCGGGCCATTGCCGCGGGCGAGCTCATCGCGGTCTACGGCGACTACGACGTGGACGGCATCACCTCCACCTGTCTGGTCATCGACTATTTGAAAAACGCGGGCGGGCGGTGCCTGCGCTATATTCCCCGGCGTATTGAGGACGGCTACGGCCTCAGCTGTGACGCCATCGCCTCCCTGCACAGCCAGGGGGCCACGCTGCTCATCACCGTGGACTGCGGCATCACCGGCGTGGAGGAGGCGGCCTTTGCAAGGGAGTTAGGCATGGATGTGGTCATCACCGACCACCACGAGTGCAAGGATGTTCTGCCCGACGCCGTGGCCGTGGTGGACCCCCACCGCAGCGACTGCCCCTATCCCTTCAAATCCCTGGCCGGCGTGGGCGTGGCGCTGAAGTTAGTGCTGGCCTTAGGCGGGGAAAACCGGGAGGACGCCCTCTTTGCCCGCTACTCCACCCTGGCCGCCATCGGCACGGTAGCCGACGTGATGCGCATGGAGGGGGAGAACCGCACCATCGTCTACCGGGGGCTGGAGGCCCTACCCCACACGGATTTTGTGGGCATTCACGCCCTTTTGAAGGAGGCGGGCCTGACGGGAAAGGCCGTCACCTCCATCCAGATCGGATTTGTCCTGTCCCCGCGGATCAATGCCGCGGGGCGCATGGGGGCGGCCGATCTGGCCGCAGAGCTGCTGATGACCGACGATCCCGCCCGGGCCGAGGAGCTGGCCCGCCAGCTGTGCGAGCTGAACCGGGAGCGCCAGGCGGTGGAGCAGAGCATCTGCACCGAGGCCATCGAAAAAATCCAGGCCCTGCCTGAGAGCGAGCGCAGCGCCCTGGTCCTGGCCAGCGAGGACTGGCATCAAGGCGTGGTGGGCATTGTGGCCTCCCGCCTCAGCGAAAAGTACTCCTGCCCAAGCTTTATGATCCACCTTCAGGACGGATGCGGAAAGGGCTCCTGCCGCAGCTACGGCGGGTTCAACCTCTTTGCCGCCCTGGAGTTCTGCTCCGACCTGCTGGAGGGCTTCGGCGGCCATGAGCTGGCCGCCGGCTTCACCATCCGGGAGGAGAACATCCCCGCCTTCCGCCAGCGGATGAACGACTTTGTCCGCCAGTCCTGGGGCGGGAAGCTGCCGGTCTCCTCTTTGGAGGTGGACGCGGTGATTGCCCGGCCCGGCCGCCTCAGCACGGCGGAGGTCGAGGCCCTTTCCCAGCTGGAGCCCTATGGCTCCGGCAACGCCCGGCCGGTGTTTGCCCTTTTCGGCGCGGTGGTGGACTCCATGCAGAGCGTGGGCCAGGGCAAGCATCTGAAGCTGCGCCTGAGTAAGGGCTGCCAGAAATTCGACGCCATCTTTTTCTCTGCCACGGCCGATCAGTGCGGCATATGCGCCGGACAGAGGGTGGATGCCGCCTTCCACCTCCAGCTCAACACCTTCCGGGGCATCACCAACCTCCAGCTTCAGATGATCGACATCCGCCCCTCCCGCTACCCCAGCCGCAGCGAAGCGGAGTCTGCCGCCCTGGTGCAGCGCCTGATGGAGAACGGCCCCATTTCCGCCCAGGAAGCCTCCCGGATGTTAGGCAGCCGGGAGCAGTTTGTGCGGCTGTGGCGGTCCCTTGCCCAGCGCGTGGGCAACGGGGACCTGGAGACCCCGGCCCTGCCCCTGCTGCGGGCGCTGGCCTCGGACCTTTCCGGCTGCGAATCTTTCCTGCGGGCCTCTTTGGGCCTGGCGGTCTTCTCCGAGCGGGGCCTCCTGTCCGTCCGGCGGAAGGAGGAATACCTGCTGCTGCGGCTCACTGACCGCGGCGTCAAAGTCGACTTGTACGCCTGTCCCTATCTGGACCGGCTCTCTTCCATACTCACTCCCCGAAACTGA
- a CDS encoding sensor histidine kinase, with protein sequence MEEKLLAELLPGVAAQLRGAMGTMGGALENIAPPELRAQNPALDAEAAKLYQAYYRLVRLVINLSEADSMESANPLPLKNYEIVRMVQDLYWRVKPQADLLGLEFQFTCRESEHVVAMNQRGLDRMVLNLLSNAFKFTPKGGNVVMDLKFVRRMGILSISDNGTGINEERMETLFCRYTDTNRMEPYPHGMGLGLPVCRRIARGLGGSLLVESKEGLGTRVTCSFPDRRVNMEVSDSGADYTGGKNPTLVELADALPEAAFSCRNMD encoded by the coding sequence ATGGAAGAGAAGCTGCTGGCCGAATTGCTGCCCGGGGTGGCGGCACAGCTCCGCGGCGCGATGGGAACTATGGGGGGCGCCCTGGAAAATATTGCCCCCCCTGAGCTGCGTGCGCAAAATCCCGCTCTGGACGCGGAGGCCGCCAAACTGTATCAGGCATACTATCGTCTGGTGCGGTTGGTGATTAACTTGTCCGAAGCGGACTCAATGGAGTCTGCGAACCCGCTGCCGCTGAAAAACTATGAAATTGTGCGGATGGTGCAGGACCTCTATTGGCGGGTGAAGCCGCAGGCGGACCTGCTTGGCCTGGAGTTTCAGTTTACCTGTCGGGAGAGCGAACACGTGGTCGCCATGAACCAGCGGGGGCTGGACCGGATGGTTCTGAACCTGCTGTCCAACGCCTTTAAATTTACGCCAAAGGGCGGAAATGTGGTCATGGATCTGAAATTTGTCCGGAGGATGGGCATTCTCTCCATCTCCGATAATGGGACCGGTATCAATGAAGAGAGGATGGAAACGCTCTTTTGCCGCTATACGGATACGAACCGTATGGAGCCATATCCCCACGGGATGGGCCTGGGGCTTCCCGTCTGCCGCAGGATCGCCCGGGGATTGGGCGGCAGTTTGCTGGTGGAGTCCAAGGAGGGGTTGGGGACAAGGGTAACCTGTTCCTTCCCGGACAGGCGTGTGAACATGGAAGTAAGTGATTCGGGGGCAGATTATACCGGTGGGAAGAACCCCACCCTTGTGGAGCTGGCGGATGCGCTGCCGGAGGCG
- the hemZ gene encoding coproporphyrinogen dehydrogenase HemZ has product MKLQFQGHDYQYALEQSLLALFPQERPLYDPIAPEDRSWARVSLVQEGPVWTARTLLRHGDQEEEGVSRETIPEDCGPFEAEREKQKIVKLSFFQAARSVTGVTPPWGALTGIRPGKLAARFLEEGKSEQETDRLLRDVYFVSPQRRRMCIETARQGLNAAAALSPRDIALYVGIPFCPTRCAYCSFVSNSVEKSFALVEPYLQSLLSEVRSAGEMTARLGLRVRAFYMGGGTPTTLTAEQMDRLLTEVERSFDLSGCLEITIEAGRPDTISPEKLGVLKAHRTTRVSVNPQTMEDRVLHAIGRRHSAEDILRAMEDVRAARFDHVNMDLIAGLPEDSAEGFRRTLNTVLTLGADNITVHTLSLKKGSRITLENRAIPSSEEVGRMVDYSIERLRGAGLAPYYLYRQKYMSGSFENTGWCVPGAEGLYNIYIMEELCSILSLGAGGSTKMVDARLGRIERVFNLKYPKEYIERPEKIQANQAAFAAFYNGAEDRSTR; this is encoded by the coding sequence ATGAAGCTACAATTTCAAGGACACGACTATCAATACGCGTTGGAGCAGAGCCTGCTGGCCCTGTTCCCCCAAGAGCGCCCCCTCTATGACCCCATTGCGCCGGAGGACCGCAGCTGGGCCCGGGTCAGCCTCGTTCAGGAGGGCCCCGTCTGGACGGCCCGCACCCTTTTGCGCCACGGCGATCAGGAGGAGGAAGGGGTCTCCCGCGAGACCATTCCGGAGGACTGCGGCCCCTTTGAGGCGGAGCGGGAGAAGCAGAAGATCGTCAAGCTCAGCTTTTTCCAGGCCGCCCGGTCCGTCACCGGCGTCACACCCCCCTGGGGGGCCCTGACCGGCATCCGCCCCGGCAAGTTAGCCGCCCGCTTTTTGGAGGAGGGCAAGTCGGAACAGGAGACCGACCGGCTTCTGAGGGACGTCTATTTTGTCTCTCCCCAGCGGCGGCGGATGTGCATTGAAACCGCCCGGCAGGGGCTGAATGCCGCGGCCGCCCTCTCGCCCCGGGATATCGCCCTTTATGTCGGCATCCCATTTTGCCCAACCCGCTGCGCCTATTGCAGCTTTGTCAGCAACAGCGTGGAAAAATCCTTTGCCCTGGTGGAGCCGTACCTCCAGTCCCTGCTGTCGGAGGTCCGCTCGGCGGGGGAGATGACAGCGCGGCTGGGGCTGAGGGTCCGGGCCTTCTACATGGGCGGAGGCACACCAACCACCCTGACGGCGGAGCAGATGGACCGCCTGCTCACGGAGGTGGAGCGGTCCTTTGATCTCTCCGGCTGCCTGGAGATCACCATTGAGGCGGGACGGCCAGACACCATTTCCCCGGAAAAGCTTGGGGTCCTCAAGGCTCACCGCACCACCCGGGTCTCCGTCAACCCCCAGACCATGGAGGACCGGGTGCTCCATGCCATCGGCCGCCGGCACAGCGCGGAGGACATTCTCCGGGCCATGGAGGACGTCCGTGCGGCCCGGTTTGACCACGTGAACATGGACCTGATCGCGGGGCTTCCCGAGGACAGCGCGGAGGGCTTTCGCCGCACGCTGAACACGGTGCTCACCCTGGGCGCCGACAACATCACCGTCCACACCCTGAGCCTGAAAAAGGGCAGCCGCATCACCCTTGAGAACCGGGCCATCCCCTCGTCGGAGGAGGTGGGAAGGATGGTGGACTACTCCATCGAGCGTCTGCGCGGCGCGGGACTGGCCCCCTATTATCTCTACCGCCAGAAATACATGTCCGGCAGTTTCGAGAACACAGGCTGGTGCGTTCCCGGGGCAGAAGGGCTGTACAACATCTACATTATGGAGGAGCTCTGCTCCATCCTCTCCCTTGGAGCCGGCGGCTCCACCAAGATGGTGGACGCCCGTCTGGGCCGTATTGAGCGGGTCTTCAACCTGAAGTACCCCAAGGAGTATATCGAGCGCCCGGAGAAAATCCAGGCCAACCAGGCGGCGTTCGCCGCGTTTTATAACGGGGCGGAGGATCGCTCCACCCGCTGA